Below is a window of Geomonas oryzisoli DNA.
CCGGAAGCCGCGCTCTCAAGGAGGCGGGAGCCCACGCCATCAACCTGGCCGAGAACCCGCTGGCCCGCGTGCGCATGGGTAACCTGGCGCTCGCCTCGCTGATACGCCGCGAGGTGGGGATCGAGGTGATCGCGCACGTGACCTGCCGTGACCGCAACCTGATCGGGATGCAGTCCGAGCTGATGGGGGCGAGCCTCATGGGGGTCACTTCCATACTGGCCGTTACCGGCGATCCGGCGAGCCTGGGCGACGAGGCGGGTGCGTCCTCTGTCTTCGACCTCAACTCATTCACGCTGATCAAGCTCTTGAGCGACCTGAACAGCGGGGTGAACGCCTTGGGCAATCCCATCGGCTCCGGCACCGGTTTCACCATCGGCGCCGCCTTCAACCCCAACACCCAGAACATGGAGGTGCAGGTGCGGCGGCTGGTGAAGAAGGTGGCCAACGGCGCCCGTTTCGCCCAGACTCAACCGATCTACGACATCGCGCGGTTTGAGGAGATGATGGAGCAGACCGCGCACCTGGGCATTCCGATCCTTTCCGGCGTGCTGCCGCTCGTTTCCGGCAGGAACGCCGAGTTTTTGCACAACGAAGTGCCCGGCATCGTCATCCCCGAGGAGATCCGCAAGCGCATGGCCGGCAAGAGCGGCGACGAAGGTGTCGCCGAAGGTCTCGCCATCGCCAGGGAATTCATCGAGAGGGCCAGCGCCAAGGCCGGCGGTTTCTACCTGATCCCCCCCTTCGGCAAGTACGAGATCGCGGTGGAACTGGTCCGTTACATCAAGGACCTGCGCCGCCCGCAAGAAATCCCATAATTCCCATGACTCCGATTATTCAGCTTTTTGACCTGCATCAATTTCAATCCAGACAAAGGAGCAGATGATGAACACCAAGGACATCCTGGAAAAAGGCGCCATCCTGCAGCGTGACCGCGAGACCTACGCCATCGCCCCGCACATCCCGGGCGGCTTCACGGACACCGCCACCCTGAGAAAGATCTGCGACGTGGCCGACAAGTACAAGCTGGAAGTGAAGCTCACCTCGGCCCAGCGCATCGCCATGTTCGGCGTGAAGGAAGAAGAGCTCGACGCGGTCTGGGCCGATCTTGCCCAGGCCCCCGGCGCCGCCATCGGCCTGTGCGTCAGGAGCATCAAGATCTGCCCGGGCACCCAGTGGTGCAAGAGGGCGGTGCTCGATTCGGCATCGCTAGGGCTCAAGCTGGACAAGATCTACCACGCCATGGAGCTCCCCAACAAGATGAAGATGGGGGTTTCCGGCTGTCTCTTGGCCTGCTCCGAGTCCGGCGTCAAGGACATCGGCATCGTCGGCCACAACAAGGGGTGGCGCATCCTGGTGGGGGGGAACTCCGGTCCCAGGCCGCGCCTGGCGGAACTCCTGGTGGACAACATCCAGACCGAGGAAGAGGTGCTGGAGATCGTCGCGAAGGTGGTGGAAGTCTACAAGAACGACCCGCAGCAGGGGCGTCTGGGCAGGCTGATCGAGGAGAAGGGGATCGAGGCATTCAGGGCGGCCGTGCTCGGCAGCCAGGACGCCGTGGTCGGAAAGTGATATGGACGCAGCGATAATGACTGAAACAAAGCCTGCGCGGGAGTCTTCTACGTCCCTCATCGAGGACGCGCTGTTCACGCGCATCAAGAACCGTGTCGGCAAGGCGATCCACGACTTCAACCTGATCTCCGAGGGGGACCGAATCGCCGTCGCGGTCTCCGGCGGCAAGGACTCGTACTCCATGCTGCACATGCTGGACACGCTGCGCCGGCGCGCCCCGGTGCGCTACGAGCTGGTCGCCATCAACATCGACTCCGGCTACCGCGGTTACCGTGCCGACATCATCGAGGACCACCTGAAGGAGCACGGCTTCACCTACCACATGGAGAAGACCGAGCACTACGACATCATCTCGGAGAAGCGCCGTCCGAACTCCTCCTACTGCTCCATCTGCGCGAGGCTCAAGCGCGGCACGCTCTACACCCTGGCGCAGCAGATGGGATGCAACAAGCTGGCGCTTGGCCACCACATGGACGACTTCATCGAGACGCTGCTTTTGAACCAGTTCTTCGTGGGGTCGCTGAAGGCGATGGCTCCCAGCATGCTGGCCGACAACGGCGTCACCACGGTGATCAGGCCGCTGGTCTACGTTCCGGAGAAGGAGATTATCCCGTTCTCCCGCAACAACCGTTTCCCGGTTGTATGCTGCTGCTGCCCGGTCTGCGGCACGGCCGATTTGCAGCGCAAGAAGATGAAGGAGTTGTTGGAGACCTTGGAGCGCGACAACCCCTTGGTGAAGAAGAGCCTTTTGAAGGCCCTGTCCAACGTCCACCCGCGCCACTTGCTGGACAAGGGCTTGACCAGGATCCCTTCCTGACGCAGATCGGCGACGATGTCCTTCACCGTCAGGTGCCCGCAGTAGACGACGATTCCCACAGCTCCTATGACCATCGGTTCCATATGCTACCTCCGCTTTCCTTGATGATACGACGGTAGCATGCGGTAGCGACAAAATAAGTCGCAACATATACGCAAGGCAACAAAGGTGAGGTTCATGGCAGAAAAAAAAGTGCAACAGGTCAGGCTGGCAGTGCAGTGGGGCTTTCTTCTTTTCTCTCTCTACCTGGGGGTAACCTTCTACCGTTTCGTGCTTCATTTCCGAAGCGGCGGAGCTACCCCGTTCGTGGAGCGTCCGGACGGCGTCGAGGCGTTTCTCCCCATCTCCGGCCTGGTCAGTCTCAAGGGATGGATGACCCTGGGCACGATCAACGACGTGCACCCGGCGGCGCTGGTGGTCCTTTTAACCGTGATCGCGGTGTCTCTCCTTTTGAAGCGCTCCTTCTGCTCCTGGGTCTGCCCGGTGTCCACCATCACCGAGGTGTGCTGGAAGGTGGGGACCAAGGTTTTCGGCAAGAACTTCAAGGTATGGCTTTGGCTGGACTGGCTGCTGCGTCCGATCAAGTACCTGCTGCTTGCCTTCTTCCTGTTCTCGATCCTGGTGATCATGGCGCCGGACAGCGTCGCCTCCTTCATCACCGGCGATTACAACAAGATGGCCGACGTGAAGATGCTCGACTTCTTCGTGAATCTGTCCGGTACGCCACTCGTCGTCATCGGCGTGTTGCTGGCGCTCTCGTTCTTGTTCAAAAACCCCTTCTGCCGTTTCCTCTGCCCGTACGGCGCGCTGCTCGGCCTGGTGTCGCGCCTGTCGCCGGTCAAGGTGCAGCGCAATGAAAGCGCCTGCATCTCCTGCGGCGGCTGCACCAAGGCCTGCCCGTCCTATATCGACGTCATGCACCAGGAAAGGGTCTGCTCCGAGGAGTGTGTCGGCTGCCTGCGCTGCGTGAGCGCCTGCCCGAAACCCGAGGCGTTGCAGATGAAGGCGAAGAACGGCAAGGTGGTGCCGGGGATGGTCTATGCGGCGTTGGTGGTGGCGGTTTTCATCGGCGGCACCCTGATCGGCAGGGCCACCGGGCACTGGCACACTGGTATCACCAAAGCGGATTACCAGCGTCTGATAACCGCACCGCCGGTGGACCACCCCTAGCGAACACGGTCCCCTCCCCCGGAGGGGGAGGGACAGGGAGGGGGACGCGCGGCGGCTCTTACAATCTTCCCCCCTCCCAGCCTCCCCCCTCCGGGGGGAGGAGTTGCTTCCGCCAGTCACACGCATAGCCTAAACGCAAGAGGGGACGGTATCGCTACCGTCCCCTCTTGGTATTTCTGGCACCGGCCGGGTGAAAAAGGCTCATGTGCCTTTCCCCGCCGTTGCACCTTGTTTTTGAGCTGCTACCCTTCCTCTTCCTCGCCCAGCGCGATCTCGCGGTAAGCGCGGTCTTCTTCGAAGCGCTTGGTCTGGGCCTGCTGCTTCTCCAGGTCCGCCTTGCACTTGACGCAGTGGCGGGCGAAGGGGACGATCTTCAGCCTCCCGATGGGTATTTCTTCCTCGCACTCCTCGCAGATGCCGTACTCGCCTTCTTCCAAACGCAGTAAAGCCTCGTCGATATTACGCAATTTCTCGCGCTCCCGGTCGCCCAGCAGAAGACCGAGTTCACGATCGCGCTCGCTGGAAGCCTGGTCATAGATGTCGCCGCTCGGCTCGTTGATCGGTGCATCGGAGCCGGACTTGACAGTCTTGTTAATCTCTTTAAGCGTCTCCTCTTTCATCTTGAGGAGCATCGCTTTCATTTCTTCGGGTTTTTCAGTCATGTATAAACTATCTCCGTTTGAGTCATTGTCCCGCAAAGCGACGCAATAATACAGCAATAGCGGTCGGTGTCAAGACTAAAAGCCTACTCTATGATCTCCCCAATCAGGTCGTAATCAGAGGAGTCAGTGATCTTCAATCGCACTATGTCACCGACGTTGGCGTTGCCTGCGGTGATGTACACTTGGCCGTCCACATCCGGGGCCTGACGGGAGGATCTACCCTTCAAGAGCAGCTCGGTTTCCTCGCTGTACCCCTCGACCAGCACGTCCTCCTCGCTGTCCACCAGGGTACGGTTGTGCTTGAAAGAGACGCGGGCCTGGGTCCGCATCAGCTTCTTGTGGCGCTCGCGCTTGATCCGCTCGGAAACCTGCTCCGGCATGTCCGCCGCCGGGGTCCCCTCCTCGCGGGAGTAGCAGAACACGCCGAGGCGGTCGAAGCGGGTCTCCTCGACGAACTGCAAGAGCGTCTTGAAGTCCTCATTGGTTTCGCCGGGGAAGCCGACGATGAGGGAGGTGCGGATGGCAATGTCCGGGATCTCCTTGCGCAGCTTGGCGATCAGGGCGCGGATGTCGGCCTCGCCGCTTCTGCGTTTCATGTTCTTCAGCACCGGATCCGAGATGTGCTGGATGGGGAGATCCAGGTACTTGCAGACCTTGGGCTCGTTCTTGATCAGTT
It encodes the following:
- a CDS encoding NAD(P)/FAD-dependent oxidoreductase; its protein translation is MNTKDILEKGAILQRDRETYAIAPHIPGGFTDTATLRKICDVADKYKLEVKLTSAQRIAMFGVKEEELDAVWADLAQAPGAAIGLCVRSIKICPGTQWCKRAVLDSASLGLKLDKIYHAMELPNKMKMGVSGCLLACSESGVKDIGIVGHNKGWRILVGGNSGPRPRLAELLVDNIQTEEEVLEIVAKVVEVYKNDPQQGRLGRLIEEKGIEAFRAAVLGSQDAVVGK
- the ttcA gene encoding tRNA 2-thiocytidine(32) synthetase TtcA; the protein is MTETKPARESSTSLIEDALFTRIKNRVGKAIHDFNLISEGDRIAVAVSGGKDSYSMLHMLDTLRRRAPVRYELVAINIDSGYRGYRADIIEDHLKEHGFTYHMEKTEHYDIISEKRRPNSSYCSICARLKRGTLYTLAQQMGCNKLALGHHMDDFIETLLLNQFFVGSLKAMAPSMLADNGVTTVIRPLVYVPEKEIIPFSRNNRFPVVCCCCPVCGTADLQRKKMKELLETLERDNPLVKKSLLKALSNVHPRHLLDKGLTRIPS
- a CDS encoding 4Fe-4S binding protein; the encoded protein is MAEKKVQQVRLAVQWGFLLFSLYLGVTFYRFVLHFRSGGATPFVERPDGVEAFLPISGLVSLKGWMTLGTINDVHPAALVVLLTVIAVSLLLKRSFCSWVCPVSTITEVCWKVGTKVFGKNFKVWLWLDWLLRPIKYLLLAFFLFSILVIMAPDSVASFITGDYNKMADVKMLDFFVNLSGTPLVVIGVLLALSFLFKNPFCRFLCPYGALLGLVSRLSPVKVQRNESACISCGGCTKACPSYIDVMHQERVCSEECVGCLRCVSACPKPEALQMKAKNGKVVPGMVYAALVVAVFIGGTLIGRATGHWHTGITKADYQRLITAPPVDHP
- a CDS encoding TraR/DksA family transcriptional regulator yields the protein MTEKPEEMKAMLLKMKEETLKEINKTVKSGSDAPINEPSGDIYDQASSERDRELGLLLGDREREKLRNIDEALLRLEEGEYGICEECEEEIPIGRLKIVPFARHCVKCKADLEKQQAQTKRFEEDRAYREIALGEEEEG